A region of Salvia splendens isolate huo1 chromosome 17, SspV2, whole genome shotgun sequence DNA encodes the following proteins:
- the LOC121775113 gene encoding uncharacterized serine-rich protein C215.13-like isoform X1, producing the protein MNRSFRAPERGQMGSLRLRDNKDEELALFREMRRRDKERNDLLLLQNSDEFDAPLGQRSGSSPIFNITSGTTAPPVRKNVADEFLNSENDKNDYDWLHCICSQDFVWLLTPPGTPLFSSLEMEGQKTVMSQLGTPKARPTALKSRLANAQSEHAARSNLSSRQQVSSPGLNTSTAGLRRPTSSGGPGSRPGTPTGRPTVSSISRSTLTSTSNRAALNASVRITSNPTSKMSTTTSKPSRSSTPTSRPTLSSAKPTGPPRSSTPTGRSTIRSSTPTSSVSLPASRSTSRASTPTRRPTASSATKTPAVSSKSPTTSSVAKPVSTASKNPMQARSNSPTVRPRPWKPSEMPGFSLDVPPNLRTSLSDRPPSATRGRPGAPSSRSSSIEPPSNGRIRRQSCSPARGRPPNGMSRNSGSSVPVPAASRLHAKANDNVSPALVGTKMVERVINMRKLAPPKQDDKHSPHSSLSGKSLSPDSAGFGRTLSKKSLDMAMRHMDIRRTIPGNLRPLMTNIPASSLYSVRSGPNRRTTSISDSPLATSSNCSSELSVNNGLCMDGGEADEDVSSDKCLRSPRSLRGR; encoded by the exons ATGAATCGGAGTTTTAGGGCTCCTGAGAGGGGGCAGATGGGGAGTCTGAGATTGAGGGATAATAAAGATGAGGAGTTGGCGTTGTTTCGGGAAATGCGGAGGCGCGACAAGGAAAGGAACGatcttctccttcttcagaACTCCGACGAGTTCGATGCTCCACTTG GACAAAGGAGTGGTAGTTCTCCAATATTTAACATAACTTCCGGTACCACTGCGCCTCCAGTCCGGAAGAACGTTGCTGACGAGTTTCTCAATTCGgagaatgataaaaatgattatGATTG GCTCCACTGTATATGCAGTCAAGATTTTGTCTG GCTTTTAACACCTCCTGGCACACCACTTTTTTCTTCACTAGAAATGGAAGGACAAAAAACCGTCATGAGCCAGCTAGGCACTCCAAAAGCTCGTCCTACTGCTCTTAAGTCTAGA CTTGCCAATGCCCAATCGGAGCACGCTGCTAGGAGCAATTTGTCATCCAGACAGCAAGTCTCATCTCCTGGGCTAAATACTTCAACTGCAGGACTTCGCCGGCCAACTTCTTCCGGTGGTCCTGGGTCAAGACCTGGAACACCAACGGGTCGCCCAACTGTGAGCTCAATATCCAGATCCACCTTGACCTCAACATCAAATAGGGCTGCATTGAATGCGTCAGTTAGAATAACCTCCAACCCTACGTCTAAAATGTCAACCACAACATCAAAACCTTCAAGATCTTCTACACCCACTTCTCGCCCCACGTTGTCTTCAGCAAAGCCCACAGGTCCTCCAAGATCTTCCACCCCGACAGGCAGGTCTACTATAAGATCCTCAACACCGACAAGCAGCGTGTCTCTACCAGCATCTAGGTCGACATCCAGAGCCTCAACTCCTACTCGGAGACCAACAGCATCCTCTGCTACAAAAACGCCTGCTGTTTCATCAAAGTCTCCAACGACCTCTTCAGTTGCCAAGCCAGTTTCTACTGCCTCGAAGAATCCCATGCAAGCACGGTCCAATTCTCCTACAGTGAGACCTAGACCATGGAAGCCTTCAGAGATGCCTGGATTTTCTCTCGATGTTCCACCAAATCTGAGAACGTCTCTGTCCGACAGGCCACCTTCAGCCACTAGAGGTAGACCTGGTGCACCAAGTTCCCGGTCATCATCTATTGAACCACCTTCAAATGGAAGGATTAGAAGACAATCTTGTTCTCCTGCAAGAGGCCGACCTCCTAATGGTATGAGCCGTAACAGCGGAAGCTCTGTGCCTGTTCCCGCTGCAAGTCGGTTGCATGCTAAGGCTAATGACAACGTGAGCCCTGCTCTAGTCGGAACTAAAATGGTTGAAAGGGTTATAAATATGAGGAAACTAGCTCCCCCCAAGCAAGACGATAAACACTCTCCCCACAGCAGCTTATCCGGAAAATCCTTATCACCAGACAGTGCTGGGTTCGGAAGAACACTTTCAAAGAAATCCTTAGATATGGCCATGCGACATATG GATATAAGACGGACTATTCCAGGCAATCTGCGGCCTCTTATGACCAACATCCCCGCATCCTCGCTGTACAGTGTGAGATCGGGACCTAACAGAAGGACAACCAGCATCTCAGATTCTCCGCTTGCAACAAGCAGTAACTGCAGTTCTGAATTGAGTGTCAACAACGGCCTATGCATGGATGGGGGCGAAGCAGATGAGGATGTGAGCAGTGACAAGTGCCTCCGTTCTCCACGAAGCTTACGGGGCAGGTGA
- the LOC121775113 gene encoding uncharacterized serine-rich protein C215.13-like isoform X2, which translates to MNRSFRAPERGQMGSLRLRDNKDEELALFREMRRRDKERNDLLLLQNSDEFDAPLGQRSGSSPIFNITSGTTAPPVRKNVADEFLNSENDKNDYDWLLTPPGTPLFSSLEMEGQKTVMSQLGTPKARPTALKSRLANAQSEHAARSNLSSRQQVSSPGLNTSTAGLRRPTSSGGPGSRPGTPTGRPTVSSISRSTLTSTSNRAALNASVRITSNPTSKMSTTTSKPSRSSTPTSRPTLSSAKPTGPPRSSTPTGRSTIRSSTPTSSVSLPASRSTSRASTPTRRPTASSATKTPAVSSKSPTTSSVAKPVSTASKNPMQARSNSPTVRPRPWKPSEMPGFSLDVPPNLRTSLSDRPPSATRGRPGAPSSRSSSIEPPSNGRIRRQSCSPARGRPPNGMSRNSGSSVPVPAASRLHAKANDNVSPALVGTKMVERVINMRKLAPPKQDDKHSPHSSLSGKSLSPDSAGFGRTLSKKSLDMAMRHMDIRRTIPGNLRPLMTNIPASSLYSVRSGPNRRTTSISDSPLATSSNCSSELSVNNGLCMDGGEADEDVSSDKCLRSPRSLRGR; encoded by the exons ATGAATCGGAGTTTTAGGGCTCCTGAGAGGGGGCAGATGGGGAGTCTGAGATTGAGGGATAATAAAGATGAGGAGTTGGCGTTGTTTCGGGAAATGCGGAGGCGCGACAAGGAAAGGAACGatcttctccttcttcagaACTCCGACGAGTTCGATGCTCCACTTG GACAAAGGAGTGGTAGTTCTCCAATATTTAACATAACTTCCGGTACCACTGCGCCTCCAGTCCGGAAGAACGTTGCTGACGAGTTTCTCAATTCGgagaatgataaaaatgattatGATTG GCTTTTAACACCTCCTGGCACACCACTTTTTTCTTCACTAGAAATGGAAGGACAAAAAACCGTCATGAGCCAGCTAGGCACTCCAAAAGCTCGTCCTACTGCTCTTAAGTCTAGA CTTGCCAATGCCCAATCGGAGCACGCTGCTAGGAGCAATTTGTCATCCAGACAGCAAGTCTCATCTCCTGGGCTAAATACTTCAACTGCAGGACTTCGCCGGCCAACTTCTTCCGGTGGTCCTGGGTCAAGACCTGGAACACCAACGGGTCGCCCAACTGTGAGCTCAATATCCAGATCCACCTTGACCTCAACATCAAATAGGGCTGCATTGAATGCGTCAGTTAGAATAACCTCCAACCCTACGTCTAAAATGTCAACCACAACATCAAAACCTTCAAGATCTTCTACACCCACTTCTCGCCCCACGTTGTCTTCAGCAAAGCCCACAGGTCCTCCAAGATCTTCCACCCCGACAGGCAGGTCTACTATAAGATCCTCAACACCGACAAGCAGCGTGTCTCTACCAGCATCTAGGTCGACATCCAGAGCCTCAACTCCTACTCGGAGACCAACAGCATCCTCTGCTACAAAAACGCCTGCTGTTTCATCAAAGTCTCCAACGACCTCTTCAGTTGCCAAGCCAGTTTCTACTGCCTCGAAGAATCCCATGCAAGCACGGTCCAATTCTCCTACAGTGAGACCTAGACCATGGAAGCCTTCAGAGATGCCTGGATTTTCTCTCGATGTTCCACCAAATCTGAGAACGTCTCTGTCCGACAGGCCACCTTCAGCCACTAGAGGTAGACCTGGTGCACCAAGTTCCCGGTCATCATCTATTGAACCACCTTCAAATGGAAGGATTAGAAGACAATCTTGTTCTCCTGCAAGAGGCCGACCTCCTAATGGTATGAGCCGTAACAGCGGAAGCTCTGTGCCTGTTCCCGCTGCAAGTCGGTTGCATGCTAAGGCTAATGACAACGTGAGCCCTGCTCTAGTCGGAACTAAAATGGTTGAAAGGGTTATAAATATGAGGAAACTAGCTCCCCCCAAGCAAGACGATAAACACTCTCCCCACAGCAGCTTATCCGGAAAATCCTTATCACCAGACAGTGCTGGGTTCGGAAGAACACTTTCAAAGAAATCCTTAGATATGGCCATGCGACATATG GATATAAGACGGACTATTCCAGGCAATCTGCGGCCTCTTATGACCAACATCCCCGCATCCTCGCTGTACAGTGTGAGATCGGGACCTAACAGAAGGACAACCAGCATCTCAGATTCTCCGCTTGCAACAAGCAGTAACTGCAGTTCTGAATTGAGTGTCAACAACGGCCTATGCATGGATGGGGGCGAAGCAGATGAGGATGTGAGCAGTGACAAGTGCCTCCGTTCTCCACGAAGCTTACGGGGCAGGTGA
- the LOC121775113 gene encoding uncharacterized serine-rich protein C215.13-like isoform X3, producing MQSRFCLVWLLTPPGTPLFSSLEMEGQKTVMSQLGTPKARPTALKSRLANAQSEHAARSNLSSRQQVSSPGLNTSTAGLRRPTSSGGPGSRPGTPTGRPTVSSISRSTLTSTSNRAALNASVRITSNPTSKMSTTTSKPSRSSTPTSRPTLSSAKPTGPPRSSTPTGRSTIRSSTPTSSVSLPASRSTSRASTPTRRPTASSATKTPAVSSKSPTTSSVAKPVSTASKNPMQARSNSPTVRPRPWKPSEMPGFSLDVPPNLRTSLSDRPPSATRGRPGAPSSRSSSIEPPSNGRIRRQSCSPARGRPPNGMSRNSGSSVPVPAASRLHAKANDNVSPALVGTKMVERVINMRKLAPPKQDDKHSPHSSLSGKSLSPDSAGFGRTLSKKSLDMAMRHMDIRRTIPGNLRPLMTNIPASSLYSVRSGPNRRTTSISDSPLATSSNCSSELSVNNGLCMDGGEADEDVSSDKCLRSPRSLRGR from the exons ATGCAGTCAAGATTTTGTCTGGTGTG GCTTTTAACACCTCCTGGCACACCACTTTTTTCTTCACTAGAAATGGAAGGACAAAAAACCGTCATGAGCCAGCTAGGCACTCCAAAAGCTCGTCCTACTGCTCTTAAGTCTAGA CTTGCCAATGCCCAATCGGAGCACGCTGCTAGGAGCAATTTGTCATCCAGACAGCAAGTCTCATCTCCTGGGCTAAATACTTCAACTGCAGGACTTCGCCGGCCAACTTCTTCCGGTGGTCCTGGGTCAAGACCTGGAACACCAACGGGTCGCCCAACTGTGAGCTCAATATCCAGATCCACCTTGACCTCAACATCAAATAGGGCTGCATTGAATGCGTCAGTTAGAATAACCTCCAACCCTACGTCTAAAATGTCAACCACAACATCAAAACCTTCAAGATCTTCTACACCCACTTCTCGCCCCACGTTGTCTTCAGCAAAGCCCACAGGTCCTCCAAGATCTTCCACCCCGACAGGCAGGTCTACTATAAGATCCTCAACACCGACAAGCAGCGTGTCTCTACCAGCATCTAGGTCGACATCCAGAGCCTCAACTCCTACTCGGAGACCAACAGCATCCTCTGCTACAAAAACGCCTGCTGTTTCATCAAAGTCTCCAACGACCTCTTCAGTTGCCAAGCCAGTTTCTACTGCCTCGAAGAATCCCATGCAAGCACGGTCCAATTCTCCTACAGTGAGACCTAGACCATGGAAGCCTTCAGAGATGCCTGGATTTTCTCTCGATGTTCCACCAAATCTGAGAACGTCTCTGTCCGACAGGCCACCTTCAGCCACTAGAGGTAGACCTGGTGCACCAAGTTCCCGGTCATCATCTATTGAACCACCTTCAAATGGAAGGATTAGAAGACAATCTTGTTCTCCTGCAAGAGGCCGACCTCCTAATGGTATGAGCCGTAACAGCGGAAGCTCTGTGCCTGTTCCCGCTGCAAGTCGGTTGCATGCTAAGGCTAATGACAACGTGAGCCCTGCTCTAGTCGGAACTAAAATGGTTGAAAGGGTTATAAATATGAGGAAACTAGCTCCCCCCAAGCAAGACGATAAACACTCTCCCCACAGCAGCTTATCCGGAAAATCCTTATCACCAGACAGTGCTGGGTTCGGAAGAACACTTTCAAAGAAATCCTTAGATATGGCCATGCGACATATG GATATAAGACGGACTATTCCAGGCAATCTGCGGCCTCTTATGACCAACATCCCCGCATCCTCGCTGTACAGTGTGAGATCGGGACCTAACAGAAGGACAACCAGCATCTCAGATTCTCCGCTTGCAACAAGCAGTAACTGCAGTTCTGAATTGAGTGTCAACAACGGCCTATGCATGGATGGGGGCGAAGCAGATGAGGATGTGAGCAGTGACAAGTGCCTCCGTTCTCCACGAAGCTTACGGGGCAGGTGA